Proteins co-encoded in one Flavobacteriaceae bacterium MAR_2009_75 genomic window:
- a CDS encoding putative ABC transport system permease protein — MFKIYIKIAWRSLKKQPFITSLNVFGLAIGMAGAILITLYIYDELNYDTMFADSERIYRVNADIKFGGAVMNMAETAAPMASVLEKDFDQVETVTRIRNWGSLLVSRENSKDNGKEDRSAYVDPNFFAFFGLKFLEGDTRTALENSNTLVLTKSTARKYFKDSEALGKSVRLNNEEVYTVTGVVEDMPKNSLLREHTVFMSMLGFEDSRSTQWGSHNYFTFVKMLPGYSIENFQAPLQSLVSSHMIPSVQRYYPGITEESFLASGNYVRYSTTALEDIHLYSNRHIELSQNGRIENIYILASIGLFLLILASVNFMNLSTAHSLKRAKEVGIRKTLGSKKQSLVSQFLTEAGLISFASLVVALLLAISALPYFNELAGKEIAMPFNSPVFWLLLVMGSVFLGLLSGWYPAFFMSRFKPVKVLKGSGEQSIGGSRVRSALVVTQFAISVFLIVGTLVIYRQLQYIQGKDLGYSKEQVLVLNDVFTLGNQRQAFKERVKKLTSVENATLSSYLPTPSSRSDNSYFEEGITDQEYAVQMQRWFVDHDYASTLDLEVVAGRDFSRDFPTDSLAMIINESALAKMGKTADEVLGKRFSSDLGNEDASFYTVVGVVKNFHFESLRNEIGAWNMVLGDFSNSMVVKLKPGDFSSSIAQLESVWNELVPGQSFDYYFMNESFNDTYQMEQRLGHIFIVFTILSIIIACLGLFGLAAFNAQKRTKEIGVRKVLGASVAQITYKLTLDFLKLVGISVLVALPLGWFAMNRWLQDFSYRIDIPWWILALAAFVAVFISVVTVSFQSIKAAISDPVKSLRTE, encoded by the coding sequence ATGTTCAAAATCTATATAAAAATCGCTTGGAGGAGTCTTAAAAAGCAACCCTTTATCACCTCCTTAAATGTGTTCGGTTTGGCCATTGGTATGGCAGGGGCCATTTTAATAACCCTTTACATCTATGACGAACTGAATTACGATACCATGTTCGCAGATTCAGAAAGAATTTATAGGGTCAATGCCGATATAAAATTTGGAGGTGCGGTAATGAACATGGCTGAAACGGCTGCCCCTATGGCTTCTGTTTTGGAGAAGGATTTTGATCAGGTAGAAACCGTAACCCGTATACGAAATTGGGGAAGCTTATTGGTTTCAAGGGAGAATTCTAAAGACAACGGTAAAGAAGATAGGTCCGCTTACGTAGATCCTAATTTCTTTGCGTTTTTCGGACTTAAATTCCTTGAAGGGGATACCCGAACCGCACTGGAAAATAGCAATACTTTGGTGTTAACTAAAAGTACCGCCCGAAAGTATTTCAAAGATTCCGAAGCTTTGGGTAAATCGGTCCGATTGAACAATGAAGAAGTCTATACGGTGACCGGCGTGGTTGAGGATATGCCCAAAAATTCATTGCTACGTGAACACACCGTTTTTATGTCCATGTTGGGTTTTGAAGACTCCCGGTCAACCCAATGGGGTAGTCATAACTACTTTACGTTTGTAAAAATGCTTCCCGGTTATTCTATTGAGAATTTTCAGGCCCCTCTGCAATCGTTGGTGTCTTCACATATGATACCTTCCGTACAACGCTATTATCCCGGGATTACCGAAGAGTCTTTTTTGGCCTCTGGCAATTACGTTCGCTATAGTACAACGGCATTGGAAGATATTCACTTGTATTCCAATCGGCATATAGAATTAAGTCAGAACGGTAGAATTGAAAACATCTATATCCTGGCTTCTATTGGTCTGTTTTTGCTCATATTGGCCAGTGTCAATTTTATGAATCTATCAACGGCACACTCTTTAAAAAGGGCCAAAGAAGTAGGTATTCGAAAAACCTTGGGTTCTAAAAAGCAAAGTTTGGTCAGCCAATTTTTAACAGAGGCAGGTCTAATTAGTTTTGCCTCTTTAGTAGTCGCATTGCTACTGGCTATTTCAGCATTGCCTTATTTTAATGAGTTGGCAGGTAAAGAAATAGCGATGCCTTTTAACAGCCCTGTTTTTTGGTTACTTCTTGTGATGGGTAGTGTTTTTCTTGGGTTGCTTTCCGGATGGTATCCTGCCTTTTTTATGTCGCGCTTTAAACCTGTGAAAGTTCTAAAAGGTAGCGGGGAGCAAAGTATCGGTGGAAGCCGGGTAAGAAGTGCATTGGTCGTCACCCAATTCGCCATTTCGGTATTTCTCATTGTGGGCACTTTGGTCATCTATCGTCAACTGCAATACATTCAAGGTAAGGATTTGGGCTATTCCAAAGAACAAGTATTGGTGCTTAATGATGTTTTTACCCTTGGTAATCAAAGACAGGCGTTCAAAGAGCGGGTCAAAAAGCTTACTTCTGTCGAAAACGCGACATTGAGCAGCTATTTGCCAACACCTTCCAGCAGAAGTGATAATTCTTATTTTGAGGAGGGAATAACCGATCAAGAGTATGCCGTACAAATGCAACGGTGGTTTGTAGACCACGATTACGCGTCTACTTTAGATTTAGAAGTCGTGGCCGGCAGGGATTTTAGCAGAGACTTTCCTACTGATTCCCTAGCTATGATTATCAATGAAAGTGCTTTGGCCAAAATGGGTAAAACGGCGGATGAGGTACTAGGAAAGAGGTTTTCAAGCGATTTAGGAAATGAAGACGCTTCGTTTTACACCGTAGTTGGGGTGGTCAAGAATTTTCATTTTGAATCCCTTCGCAATGAAATTGGAGCGTGGAATATGGTGTTGGGTGATTTTTCCAATTCCATGGTGGTTAAGTTGAAACCGGGGGATTTTAGTTCGAGTATTGCCCAGTTAGAAAGTGTTTGGAACGAATTGGTGCCCGGCCAGTCTTTCGACTATTATTTTATGAACGAATCTTTCAATGATACCTATCAAATGGAGCAAAGATTAGGGCATATTTTTATCGTATTCACCATTTTGTCCATCATTATTGCCTGTTTGGGACTTTTTGGATTGGCAGCTTTCAATGCTCAAAAACGTACAAAGGAAATTGGGGTTAGAAAAGTGTTGGGTGCCAGCGTAGCACAAATAACCTATAAGTTGACATTGGATTTTCTAAAGCTCGTGGGGATTTCCGTATTGGTCGCATTGCCTTTGGGTTGGTTCGCCATGAACCGATGGCTGCAAGACTTTAGTTACCGAATTGATATTCCCTGGTGGATACTTGCTTTGGCAGCATTTGTGGCGGTATTTATTTCAGTGGTTACAGTAAGCTTTCAAAGTATTAAAGCGGCGATATCAGACCCTGTTAAGAGTTTACGAACCGAGTGA
- a CDS encoding putative permease: MLKNYIKIAWRNLLKNKQQTIINLLGLTMGTVSCLAILLYVFAQLGYDQHHDNADSLYRVETVIERDGQEPFDSSTSSPPIAFAMKEDYPEVEEATRVVLTDVFYSMLMRAADSEDSYYESRVYMADSTFFKVFDFKFLKGDKTTALNEPNAVVLSSSLADKLFGQKEVLNKAIVWGSGDGALTLTVKGVFDEKAQKSHLNPNYLVSMGTPGMGTFVQNFDNFATNNFVHSYVKLDPNVNASQLEAKLPGFIQERASEDLKSAGMGNKILELQKVKDIHLYSEGRSNQLDKVSDITFLYFLLSLAFFIQLVACINFINLSTARASKRAREIGVRKVVGAGKNALMRQFLGESLLMSLFAMLISIPIVILLLPIINDLTQESLTYLHLYQWQIVSLLLVIGVVTGLAAGIYPAIILSSIKPVKALKSATVLQSGSGNFRKALVVFQFVVSIGLVATVIIISQQFKFTQTKDLGYRKDNLIALRIGTEEASSKFESLKSSFLNIPGVTSVASGNYAPSEMILADNGFYLPGKNSENRTVVKRNGVSDGYFKTMGISILEGRDFTAADTVDQIIVNEATLKAFNIKLEDALSSTLLQSYDGETDEMRIIGVVADYHFASLREEIQPLFLHKETEPNWLFLKTNTDNYGNLIAGMEDQWKSTVSNVPFDYRFVDKEVERLYDEEKRLGLISVAFTFLAIFISCLGLFGLISYVTEQKKKEIGIRKVLGASVHSVVQLLTKDFVKLVMIAFLIASPIAYFLMSRWLEGFTYRIEIEWWVFVLSGGFALIITLLTVGMQSLRSAVANPVKSLRTE; this comes from the coding sequence ATGTTAAAAAACTATATAAAAATCGCTTGGCGAAACCTGCTAAAAAATAAACAGCAGACTATCATTAATCTCTTGGGCCTTACCATGGGTACAGTTAGTTGCTTGGCCATTCTTCTGTATGTCTTTGCGCAGTTGGGCTATGACCAACATCACGATAATGCCGATAGTCTTTACCGTGTTGAAACGGTTATTGAACGCGATGGCCAGGAGCCTTTTGACTCGTCAACTTCATCGCCACCCATAGCTTTTGCTATGAAAGAAGATTATCCTGAAGTAGAGGAAGCTACCAGAGTAGTGCTAACCGACGTTTTCTATAGTATGTTGATGCGTGCCGCCGATAGCGAAGACTCGTACTACGAATCTCGGGTCTATATGGCAGATTCCACCTTTTTTAAGGTTTTTGATTTCAAATTTTTGAAAGGTGATAAGACAACTGCACTCAATGAGCCCAATGCAGTAGTGCTTTCGTCTAGTTTGGCCGATAAACTCTTCGGGCAGAAAGAGGTTTTGAACAAAGCTATTGTTTGGGGAAGCGGTGATGGAGCACTTACGCTAACGGTAAAAGGGGTTTTTGATGAGAAGGCCCAAAAGTCACACCTCAACCCTAACTACTTGGTAAGTATGGGCACCCCCGGAATGGGCACCTTCGTCCAGAATTTTGACAATTTCGCTACCAACAACTTTGTACATAGCTATGTGAAATTGGATCCCAACGTTAATGCCTCACAATTGGAAGCAAAATTACCGGGGTTTATACAAGAAAGGGCTTCCGAAGATTTGAAGAGTGCTGGAATGGGCAATAAGATTTTAGAACTGCAAAAAGTAAAAGACATTCATTTGTACAGTGAGGGTAGAAGCAACCAACTGGACAAAGTTTCTGATATTACCTTTTTATATTTTCTTTTGAGTCTTGCCTTTTTTATTCAATTGGTGGCCTGTATTAACTTTATAAACCTCAGTACGGCCAGAGCAAGCAAAAGGGCTCGTGAAATAGGGGTTCGTAAGGTTGTAGGTGCCGGCAAAAATGCCTTAATGCGGCAGTTCTTGGGCGAGTCGCTGTTAATGTCACTTTTTGCGATGCTTATCAGCATACCCATCGTAATTCTTTTACTGCCAATTATAAATGACCTGACTCAAGAATCTTTGACCTATTTGCATCTATACCAATGGCAGATTGTGTCGCTTTTGTTGGTGATAGGAGTTGTTACGGGCTTGGCGGCCGGTATTTATCCTGCCATTATCCTTTCTTCCATTAAACCGGTCAAGGCACTTAAAAGTGCTACTGTTCTACAATCTGGTAGCGGAAATTTTCGCAAAGCCTTGGTCGTATTTCAATTTGTGGTCTCTATCGGACTTGTCGCAACGGTAATCATTATTTCCCAACAATTTAAATTCACCCAGACCAAAGATCTGGGCTATAGAAAAGACAACCTAATTGCTTTAAGAATCGGTACGGAAGAAGCTTCCAGCAAGTTTGAATCCTTAAAATCATCTTTTTTGAATATTCCCGGGGTCACGAGTGTGGCCAGTGGTAATTATGCCCCTTCGGAAATGATTTTGGCCGACAACGGTTTCTACCTTCCCGGAAAAAATAGCGAAAACAGAACGGTGGTAAAAAGAAATGGGGTGAGCGATGGTTATTTCAAAACCATGGGTATATCCATTTTGGAAGGACGTGATTTTACAGCGGCCGATACCGTTGACCAAATTATTGTAAATGAGGCTACTTTAAAAGCTTTTAATATAAAACTCGAAGATGCGCTAAGCAGTACACTGTTGCAAAGTTATGATGGCGAGACCGATGAAATGCGCATTATTGGGGTGGTGGCCGATTATCATTTTGCATCCCTTCGGGAAGAAATTCAACCTTTGTTTCTACACAAGGAAACTGAACCTAATTGGCTATTCTTGAAAACCAATACTGATAATTATGGAAACCTTATTGCCGGAATGGAGGATCAATGGAAATCAACCGTCAGCAATGTGCCCTTTGATTACCGATTTGTAGATAAGGAAGTAGAACGGCTATATGATGAAGAGAAACGTTTGGGACTAATTTCCGTAGCATTTACCTTTTTGGCCATTTTTATAAGTTGCTTGGGCTTATTCGGACTCATATCATACGTGACCGAACAAAAAAAGAAGGAAATAGGCATACGAAAAGTATTGGGCGCCAGCGTACATTCGGTTGTGCAACTGTTGACCAAAGACTTTGTAAAGCTAGTAATGATTGCCTTTTTAATAGCTTCCCCCATAGCCTATTTTCTAATGTCTCGTTGGCTGGAAGGTTTTACGTACCGCATTGAAATTGAATGGTGGGTATTTGTACTCAGCGGCGGTTTTGCCCTGATCATTACCCTATTAACGGTAGGCATGCAGTCGTTGAGGTCTGCCGTGGCGAATCCGGTGAAGAGTTTACGAACGGAGTGA
- a CDS encoding FtsX-like permease family protein (manually curated) — protein MVMQSPYEPVKQAFFYIDYDNVNHINIKLEPETSISSAISKIETVFAKVVPSAKFDYKFVDQEYAVKFESEQRLGRLAGVFTFLAILISCLGLFGLASFVAEQRTKEIGVRKVLGASMLNLWRMLSKDFVLLVLISCTIAIPLIYHFMHRWLQNYEYRMVISWWVFGLAIGGALLITLLTVSFQAIKVASVNPVKSLRTE, from the coding sequence ATGGTAATGCAATCGCCTTACGAGCCTGTAAAACAAGCCTTTTTTTATATCGATTATGATAATGTAAATCATATAAACATCAAGTTAGAACCGGAAACAAGTATAAGTTCTGCCATTTCTAAAATAGAGACCGTATTTGCCAAGGTAGTGCCCTCCGCTAAATTCGATTACAAGTTTGTAGATCAAGAATATGCTGTCAAATTCGAGTCGGAACAACGTTTAGGAAGATTGGCGGGGGTATTTACGTTCTTGGCAATTCTTATAAGTTGTTTGGGTCTTTTTGGTCTAGCCTCTTTTGTAGCTGAACAACGCACTAAAGAAATTGGCGTGCGAAAGGTCTTGGGGGCATCTATGCTGAATTTATGGAGAATGCTTTCGAAAGACTTTGTTTTACTGGTATTGATTTCATGCACAATTGCAATTCCCCTCATCTATCATTTTATGCATCGATGGTTACAAAACTATGAATACCGTATGGTAATCTCTTGGTGGGTTTTCGGGTTGGCTATTGGTGGGGCGTTGCTTATTACGCTATTAACCGTGAGTTTTCAAGCGATTAAAGTGGCCAGTGTTAACCCTGTAAAAAGTCTAAGAACAGAATGA
- a CDS encoding ABC-type antimicrobial peptide transport system permease subunit — translation MFKNYLKIAWRNLKRNKGYSAINIGGLALGMAVVIMIGLWVIDEFTFNKYHTNHDKIAQIYNRGQNLTTGEIGTFNSTLYTMGTVIKENYSDYFDHVLRSTWGGDYVLTESGESFTQSGQFIESGALDMLSLEMIQGSHASLEELNAVVLSESASTAIFGKENPIGKSIKINNEMDAVVKGVYKDLPKNNSFGYLKFFGNWNLVEANEPERFERIKTVWDDWSFQLYVQLKPGIDFESANTALQNVYTQYGPSDELEIFGRRGLHPFAYPMDKWHLYSEFDEQGKPTEGRITFVWLFIAIGAFVLFLACINFMNLSTARSEKRSKEVGIRKTLGSKKKQLVLQFLSESLLISSLATVLAFLLVLLSLPWFNDLAGKAMEIPWANPVFWLAIVFTILITGLLAGSYPALYLSSFRPVKVLKGTFKAGRYATAPRKVLVVFQFAVSIMLAVGTVIVFNQIEFTKDRPLGYDQNNLISVPMNNPEYAGKYDLLRAELKNTGAVEEMTQSSSPLMGVHSNGGGGLNWVGKDPELSPDFGILRVTHDYGKTVGWQFVEGRDFSRDYASDSLAIIINESAVAYMGLENPVGTFIEFGGLTVHR, via the coding sequence ATGTTCAAAAACTATTTAAAAATAGCGTGGAGAAACTTAAAACGAAATAAGGGATATTCAGCTATTAATATCGGGGGTTTGGCTTTGGGTATGGCTGTGGTAATCATGATCGGTCTTTGGGTCATCGATGAATTTACATTTAACAAGTACCATACAAACCATGATAAAATCGCTCAAATTTATAATCGAGGGCAGAACTTGACTACCGGTGAAATAGGTACATTTAACTCTACTTTATATACCATGGGAACTGTTATAAAGGAGAATTATTCCGATTACTTCGATCACGTTTTACGCTCGACTTGGGGTGGTGATTATGTACTTACTGAATCTGGGGAAAGTTTCACCCAAAGCGGGCAGTTTATTGAAAGTGGAGCTCTTGATATGCTTTCGTTGGAAATGATTCAAGGTTCTCATGCCAGTTTAGAAGAATTAAATGCCGTCGTACTATCAGAATCAGCTTCTACAGCTATTTTCGGAAAAGAGAATCCCATAGGAAAATCCATAAAGATCAATAACGAAATGGATGCCGTTGTAAAGGGAGTTTATAAAGATTTGCCCAAAAATAACAGTTTTGGGTATTTGAAGTTTTTTGGTAATTGGAATTTAGTGGAGGCCAACGAACCCGAACGTTTCGAACGAATCAAAACGGTTTGGGACGATTGGTCTTTTCAGCTCTACGTGCAATTGAAACCCGGAATCGATTTTGAATCGGCGAATACCGCCTTACAAAATGTATATACACAATATGGCCCTTCTGATGAACTTGAGATTTTTGGAAGACGTGGTTTGCATCCCTTTGCCTATCCGATGGACAAATGGCACTTATACTCCGAATTCGATGAGCAAGGCAAACCAACTGAGGGTCGAATCACTTTTGTATGGCTGTTTATCGCAATCGGAGCATTCGTTCTGTTCTTAGCGTGCATCAACTTTATGAACTTAAGCACGGCACGATCAGAAAAACGCTCGAAGGAGGTCGGTATTAGAAAAACGCTTGGTTCTAAAAAGAAGCAGTTGGTACTTCAGTTTTTGAGTGAATCGCTATTGATTTCCAGTTTGGCAACGGTATTGGCTTTTTTATTGGTACTGTTATCCCTTCCTTGGTTTAACGACCTTGCCGGAAAAGCAATGGAAATCCCTTGGGCAAATCCAGTTTTTTGGTTGGCCATAGTATTTACCATACTCATCACCGGTCTATTGGCAGGTAGTTACCCGGCGTTATATCTTTCCTCTTTCAGACCGGTCAAAGTTTTAAAGGGCACCTTTAAGGCTGGTCGTTACGCAACCGCTCCAAGAAAGGTGCTGGTCGTGTTTCAATTTGCGGTCTCCATAATGCTAGCTGTGGGTACCGTCATTGTTTTCAATCAGATTGAATTTACTAAAGACAGGCCACTTGGCTATGACCAAAATAATTTGATATCGGTTCCGATGAATAATCCGGAATACGCCGGTAAGTACGATTTGCTTCGTGCCGAACTGAAGAATACAGGTGCAGTTGAAGAAATGACTCAATCATCTTCGCCCTTAATGGGTGTTCACAGCAACGGTGGAGGAGGTCTTAATTGGGTTGGCAAAGATCCCGAATTGTCACCTGATTTCGGAATTCTAAGAGTTACACATGATTATGGAAAAACGGTAGGGTGGCAATTTGTAGAAGGAAGGGATTTTTCAAGGGATTACGCTTCAGACTCATTGGCAATTATAATTAACGAATCAGCTGTTGCATATATGGGGTTAGAAAACCCCGTTGGAACCTTCATTGAATTTGGGGGCCTAACCGTGCACAGATAA
- a CDS encoding putative ABC transport system ATP-binding protein, whose protein sequence is MIQIQNLKKSFRTEEVETLALNKVNLKVEEGEFVAIMGPSGCGKSTLLNIIGMLDNPTEGSYNFAGHEVSNLKERQRTELRKGNLGFVFQSFNLIDELTVYENVELPLIYLKMDKKERREKVRVVLERMKIAHREKHFPQQLSGGQQQRVAISRAVVTNPKLILADEPTGNLDSKNGIEVMNLLTELNQEGTTIVMVTHSDRDSHYAHRVVNLFDGQIVTESQNRAIGAMM, encoded by the coding sequence ATGATACAGATACAGAATCTTAAAAAGAGCTTCAGAACCGAGGAGGTGGAAACCTTGGCCTTGAACAAGGTGAATTTGAAAGTCGAAGAAGGCGAATTTGTGGCCATAATGGGGCCGTCGGGCTGTGGTAAATCTACATTGCTGAATATTATAGGCATGTTGGACAATCCTACCGAAGGTAGCTACAATTTTGCAGGGCATGAGGTAAGCAACCTTAAAGAGAGACAACGCACCGAATTAAGAAAGGGTAATTTAGGTTTTGTATTTCAGAGCTTCAACCTTATTGACGAGCTTACCGTTTACGAAAATGTTGAGTTGCCCTTGATTTATCTTAAAATGGATAAAAAAGAGCGTCGTGAGAAAGTACGTGTAGTTTTGGAGCGTATGAAAATTGCCCATCGAGAGAAACATTTTCCACAACAATTATCAGGGGGCCAGCAACAACGTGTGGCCATATCTAGGGCAGTTGTTACCAACCCAAAATTGATACTTGCCGATGAGCCTACGGGTAATCTAGACTCTAAAAATGGTATCGAGGTCATGAACTTGCTGACTGAGCTGAATCAAGAGGGCACTACTATCGTTATGGTTACACACTCAGATAGAGACTCCCATTATGCACATCGGGTGGTCAATTTATTCGATGGCCAAATCGTAACCGAAAGCCAAAATAGAGCTATAGGAGCCATGATGTAA
- a CDS encoding HlyD family secretion protein gives MDIQLEKRKGLRLKHYGYIALGLLLLFVAYQLLFASSVSTFRTDKEKLSVAAVTEGKFDDYITINGNVAPIATIYMDAYEGGRVSEKLIEEGAMVKKGDIILKLENMNLYEQILASESNLALKQNDLRSTKLTFDSRQVEGRRSLATASTDLQRLKRNYEQNKALYDEELISKEEYLLSKENFELSQKQYDIVKLQTEQDDELRKTSLTGLDADLARMQKTLGMVYQRLDHLNVRAPADGQLGFLDAEIGQSISQGERIGQINVLTDYKIEANIDEHYIDRVKRDLVAVLERNGNQFPLRVRKVYPEVRNGRFKVDLVFTKERPETIRSGQSYNIRLQLGESSDALLLPKGSFFQSTGGQWIFVVAPDGDEAMKRNIRIGKQNSRYYEVLEGLEAGEKVITSNYDSFGEAEKIVLK, from the coding sequence ATGGATATACAATTAGAAAAGAGAAAAGGATTACGGCTCAAACATTACGGTTACATTGCCTTGGGCCTGCTGCTGCTCTTTGTGGCATACCAGTTACTTTTCGCCAGTTCAGTCTCTACTTTTCGAACCGATAAAGAAAAACTTTCCGTAGCTGCGGTTACCGAAGGAAAATTTGACGACTATATCACAATTAATGGTAATGTGGCACCAATTGCCACAATTTATATGGATGCCTATGAAGGTGGCCGTGTCAGTGAAAAATTGATTGAAGAAGGAGCAATGGTCAAAAAGGGCGATATTATTCTGAAGCTTGAAAACATGAACCTGTATGAGCAGATTTTAGCAAGTGAAAGTAATCTTGCACTCAAACAGAATGATTTAAGGTCTACTAAGTTGACGTTTGATTCTCGCCAAGTGGAAGGTAGGCGCTCTCTGGCAACCGCAAGTACAGATTTACAACGTCTAAAGAGAAATTACGAACAGAATAAGGCCCTTTATGACGAAGAACTTATTTCGAAAGAAGAGTATTTGCTGTCCAAAGAAAATTTTGAGCTTTCCCAAAAACAGTATGATATTGTAAAGCTACAAACGGAGCAAGACGATGAACTTAGAAAAACATCGCTAACAGGTCTTGATGCCGATTTAGCTCGAATGCAAAAAACATTAGGTATGGTCTACCAGCGCTTAGACCACCTAAATGTACGGGCCCCTGCCGATGGGCAATTAGGGTTTCTTGACGCCGAAATCGGCCAAAGTATATCTCAAGGTGAAAGAATAGGGCAGATTAATGTGTTGACCGATTATAAGATTGAAGCCAATATAGATGAGCATTACATCGACCGGGTCAAGAGAGATCTTGTTGCGGTGTTGGAAAGAAATGGTAATCAGTTCCCGTTGCGGGTAAGAAAGGTATATCCTGAAGTTCGTAATGGCAGGTTCAAAGTAGATTTGGTCTTTACCAAAGAAAGACCGGAGACCATTCGCTCTGGGCAGAGTTATAACATTCGATTGCAATTGGGTGAATCGAGCGATGCCTTATTGTTACCTAAAGGAAGTTTCTTTCAAAGCACGGGCGGTCAATGGATTTTCGTAGTCGCTCCAGATGGTGATGAAGCTATGAAAAGAAATATAAGAATCGGAAAGCAAAACTCTAGATATTATGAGGTGCTTGAAGGTCTTGAAGCTGGTGAGAAAGTGATTACCAGTAATTATGATTCCTTTGGGGAGGCCGAAAAAATTGTATTAAAGTAA
- a CDS encoding outer membrane protein TolC: MIQLFRFLVLVILLITAKLTAQEVYTLDECVAYALENNLQLKDFTYNTDANRESYRQSIRNLLPTVTGSGNYVINFGRSTDPFTNDVVTTDFFSNRYTLESSVDLFRGFQKLNNIKATKFLYKATQEENLQQRYLLAFRVMQAFYDIKFFKGLVAISEEQMSVSQANYDLVAKQIELGLKAGADLYEAESLLLTDKLNLTQSENQLVAAKLQLIQEMNLEGASDIEIQENLGFDDLAQKTQAMQSDSIFREAQKFMPILRAQQLRVKAAQKRLAAERGGLYPSLALFAGTSTGYFETTRDSLGVTVPFRDQFRDNTSQFIGVSLNVPISNAWATRSQIKQQKIERSRAENNLKVQQQVIFQAIQQLVQEYESLEIQREQSTQKVRAQELAFTIAQKRYEKGLINALELFTAKNLFASAQNENLQVRLQSEINKSTLDFYRGLPVFDIQ; the protein is encoded by the coding sequence ATGATTCAATTATTTAGATTTTTAGTTTTAGTTATTCTGCTCATCACTGCCAAACTAACGGCGCAAGAAGTTTATACGCTAGATGAATGTGTAGCCTATGCTTTAGAAAATAACCTGCAACTTAAAGATTTCACCTATAACACTGATGCCAACCGGGAGAGCTATCGTCAATCAATTCGAAATTTGCTTCCAACGGTTACCGGATCGGGTAATTACGTAATTAATTTTGGTCGTAGTACTGACCCTTTTACCAATGATGTTGTAACCACCGATTTCTTTTCCAATCGATATACCTTAGAGAGTTCGGTCGATTTGTTTAGGGGTTTTCAAAAGCTGAACAATATTAAGGCTACGAAATTTCTTTACAAGGCAACTCAAGAAGAAAACTTGCAACAACGGTATTTACTCGCTTTTCGGGTAATGCAGGCCTTTTATGATATTAAATTTTTCAAGGGTCTTGTGGCTATTTCAGAGGAGCAAATGTCTGTATCTCAAGCCAATTATGATTTGGTCGCCAAGCAAATTGAATTAGGGCTGAAAGCCGGCGCAGACCTCTATGAGGCCGAATCTTTATTGCTCACCGATAAACTGAATCTCACTCAAAGTGAAAACCAATTGGTAGCTGCTAAATTGCAATTGATTCAAGAAATGAACTTAGAAGGTGCGAGCGATATTGAAATACAAGAGAATCTAGGCTTTGATGATTTAGCTCAAAAAACCCAGGCTATGCAATCGGATTCTATTTTTCGTGAGGCGCAAAAGTTTATGCCCATACTAAGGGCACAGCAACTACGGGTAAAGGCCGCCCAAAAAAGATTGGCTGCGGAAAGAGGTGGGTTGTATCCATCATTGGCATTGTTTGCAGGTACCTCTACCGGTTATTTTGAAACAACAAGAGATTCTTTAGGGGTTACAGTACCTTTTAGAGACCAGTTTCGAGATAATACTTCGCAGTTTATTGGGGTGAGCCTTAATGTGCCTATCAGTAACGCTTGGGCCACACGTTCTCAAATAAAACAGCAAAAAATAGAAAGGTCTAGGGCCGAAAATAACCTCAAAGTTCAACAGCAAGTGATTTTTCAGGCCATTCAACAGCTGGTACAAGAATATGAATCTTTAGAAATACAGCGAGAACAAAGTACTCAAAAAGTACGGGCACAAGAATTGGCTTTTACTATTGCTCAAAAGAGGTATGAGAAGGGACTCATAAATGCCTTGGAGCTGTTTACCGCAAAGAATTTGTTCGCTAGCGCCCAAAACGAGAACTTACAGGTACGGCTTCAATCGGAAATCAATAAAAGTACATTGGACTTTTACCGCGGTCTACCCGTTTTTGACATTCAATAA